From Micromonospora rifamycinica, a single genomic window includes:
- a CDS encoding ABC transporter permease subunit, whose product MSLYVTELRRLAKRRLTRVMLVLLVLGLAGIVTAFGFSSHKLSPAVIAEAQAESDANFRQAVRDWERSIADCEAAKARGEQTEDRYGPNCGRDWQPTPDMFDPKWNLPYQFDFRAEFEIFIAVFAGAVALFAFLIGASFVGAEWSSGGMMNLLLWRPKRLAVLGTKLAAVSTMLTVVTVVLGALWTLAFWLIGTYRGTTAKVTSGVWQSTGISGLRALALILAVGGVAFALASLGRHTSMALGVAVGLGVISEIGIRIATSIAGVRFGDRWVLSTYALAWFQKQWTLIDYRSCEFVQGECTPKEMLVTWQDSALVFGLGTAVVVAAAFWLMRRRDIT is encoded by the coding sequence ATGAGCCTGTACGTCACCGAACTGCGTCGGCTGGCCAAGCGTCGGCTCACCCGGGTCATGCTGGTCCTGCTGGTACTGGGCCTGGCCGGCATCGTCACCGCCTTCGGCTTCTCCAGCCACAAGCTCTCCCCGGCCGTGATCGCCGAGGCCCAGGCCGAGTCGGACGCGAACTTCCGGCAGGCCGTCCGGGACTGGGAGCGTTCGATCGCCGACTGCGAAGCGGCCAAGGCCCGTGGCGAGCAGACCGAGGACCGGTACGGCCCGAACTGCGGCCGGGACTGGCAGCCCACCCCGGACATGTTCGACCCGAAGTGGAACCTGCCCTACCAGTTCGACTTCCGGGCCGAGTTCGAGATTTTCATCGCCGTCTTCGCCGGGGCGGTGGCGCTCTTCGCCTTCCTGATCGGCGCCTCCTTCGTGGGTGCCGAGTGGAGCAGTGGCGGAATGATGAACCTGCTGCTGTGGCGGCCGAAACGGCTCGCCGTGCTCGGCACCAAACTGGCCGCCGTGTCGACCATGCTGACCGTGGTGACCGTGGTGCTCGGCGCACTGTGGACGCTGGCCTTCTGGCTGATCGGCACCTACCGGGGGACCACCGCGAAGGTCACCTCCGGGGTCTGGCAGTCCACCGGGATCAGCGGCCTGCGGGCGCTGGCGCTGATCCTCGCCGTCGGCGGGGTGGCCTTCGCGCTGGCCTCCCTGGGCCGGCACACCTCAATGGCGCTCGGCGTCGCCGTCGGCCTCGGGGTGATCAGCGAGATCGGCATCCGGATCGCCACGAGCATCGCCGGGGTCCGGTTCGGGGACCGTTGGGTGCTCTCCACCTACGCGCTGGCCTGGTTCCAGAAGCAGTGGACGCTGATCGACTACCGCTCCTGCGAGTTCGTCCAGGGCGAGTGCACGCCGAAGGAGATGCTGGTGACCTGGCAGGACTCGGCGTTGGTCTTCGGCCTCGGCACCGCGGTGGTGGTGGCTGCCGCGTTCTGGTTGATGCGTCGGCGCGACATCACCTGA
- a CDS encoding peptidoglycan-binding domain-containing protein codes for MFLRIRVVATAVVVAVLGAPAMSAAPASASVSQGYVAGAGAWTDDWADEGPVSASTRPHSNVVAMWQMILWADGYLDRSGIDCRFGPVTTAATTRWQSDRGLRGDGVVGSATLTKAATRLSVYESWFSYDGAGTNVIYFGRRTDGRWDMSLGPDLEWQLLSYTYANFSICS; via the coding sequence ATGTTTCTGCGCATCAGGGTCGTCGCGACGGCGGTGGTCGTCGCCGTGCTCGGCGCTCCCGCCATGTCCGCAGCGCCCGCGTCGGCTTCCGTCAGCCAGGGGTACGTCGCGGGCGCGGGGGCCTGGACGGACGACTGGGCGGATGAGGGCCCCGTCTCCGCCTCGACGCGCCCGCACAGCAACGTCGTCGCCATGTGGCAGATGATCCTGTGGGCCGACGGCTATCTCGACCGCTCCGGAATCGACTGTCGGTTCGGGCCGGTCACGACCGCCGCCACGACGAGGTGGCAGAGCGACCGGGGCCTACGCGGCGACGGTGTCGTCGGCTCCGCCACCCTGACCAAGGCGGCGACCCGCCTCAGCGTGTACGAGTCGTGGTTCTCCTACGACGGTGCCGGCACCAACGTCATCTATTTCGGTCGCCGCACCGACGGCAGGTGGGACATGAGCCTCGGCCCCGACCTGGAGTGGCAGCTCCTCTCGTACACCTACGCGAACTTCAGCATCTGCTCCTGA
- a CDS encoding DUF3263 domain-containing protein: MPPADAMPPADAMPPVNAEPPAKPVASAKPVASAKPVASAKPVASADAELSADGMARSGASPEPVDAPQQAPSVPSPRAAPDDERTGARAAPAGADELTEREQRILAFEQQWWRHAGAKEQAIRDTFGLSATRYYQLLNGLLDRPAALVAEPLLIGRLRRLRASRTRNRRR, encoded by the coding sequence ATGCCGCCCGCCGACGCCATGCCGCCCGCCGACGCCATGCCGCCGGTCAACGCCGAGCCGCCCGCCAAGCCCGTGGCGTCCGCCAAGCCCGTGGCGTCCGCCAAGCCCGTGGCGTCCGCCAAGCCCGTGGCGTCCGCCGACGCCGAACTGTCCGCCGACGGCATGGCCCGGTCCGGGGCATCGCCGGAGCCGGTCGACGCGCCGCAGCAGGCGCCGTCGGTGCCGTCGCCCCGAGCGGCTCCGGACGACGAGCGGACCGGTGCGCGGGCGGCTCCGGCCGGTGCCGACGAGCTGACCGAACGGGAACAGCGGATCCTCGCCTTCGAACAGCAGTGGTGGCGGCACGCCGGGGCCAAGGAACAAGCCATCCGGGACACCTTCGGGCTCTCGGCGACCCGTTACTACCAGCTGCTCAACGGTCTACTGGATCGCCCCGCCGCGCTGGTCGCCGAGCCGCTGCTGATCGGCCGGCTTCGCCGCCTGCGCGCCTCCCGGACCCGCAACCGACGTCGCTGA
- a CDS encoding phosphatase PAP2 family protein: protein MRQTTTTVRGRARLRPVRPAGWWYDLLLLAALVGLTVALATDHLFAVDRAVVDWADAHRPTAAYWIARVLNLLGQGSPLTLLAAALGVLLAVRLRSVRPLLPPVVAFGLTLLTIGPLKVWTARPAPTASVKEPFLPPEQTLPLFQHDLPVGYAQSYPSGHVANAIVWYGVIALLLAPLLRTVDRRMPRPLVTAVRVVPPLVVLGTTTYLGWHWLTDSVAGLLLGLLLDRLLRRVPWDDLPLPARLRGRDRPFTSDA from the coding sequence GTGCGGCAGACCACCACGACGGTACGCGGCCGGGCGCGGCTCAGGCCGGTCCGCCCGGCCGGCTGGTGGTACGACCTGCTGCTGCTCGCCGCCCTGGTCGGCCTGACCGTGGCCCTCGCCACCGATCACCTGTTCGCCGTCGACCGGGCGGTCGTCGACTGGGCGGACGCGCACCGGCCGACCGCGGCGTACTGGATCGCCCGGGTGCTCAACCTGCTCGGCCAGGGCAGCCCGCTGACCCTGCTGGCCGCCGCCCTGGGGGTGCTGTTGGCCGTCCGGCTCCGCTCGGTGCGTCCGCTGCTGCCGCCGGTGGTCGCCTTCGGGCTCACCCTGCTGACCATCGGCCCGCTCAAGGTGTGGACGGCCCGCCCGGCCCCCACCGCCAGCGTCAAGGAGCCGTTCCTGCCGCCGGAGCAGACCCTGCCGCTGTTCCAGCACGACCTGCCGGTCGGCTACGCCCAGTCGTACCCGTCGGGGCACGTGGCCAACGCGATCGTCTGGTACGGGGTGATCGCCCTGCTGCTCGCCCCGCTGCTGCGCACCGTCGACCGGCGGATGCCCCGGCCGCTGGTCACCGCCGTCCGGGTGGTGCCGCCGCTGGTGGTCCTCGGCACCACCACCTACCTGGGCTGGCACTGGTTGACCGACTCGGTGGCTGGGCTGCTGCTGGGCCTGCTGCTGGACCGGCTGCTGCGCCGCGTCCCCTGGGACGACCTGCCGCTACCGGCCCGGCTGCGCGGCCGGGACCGCCCGTTCACCTCCGACGCCTAG
- a CDS encoding DUF4032 domain-containing protein, with protein sequence MRITSALVDPALLDLPWSTPLEQWPARHLVALPQGISRHIVRFVRLGDYVYAVKETGERVAEREYDLLRALERIDFPSVEAIAIVADRQADDGTPLDPVLITRHLQFSLPYRALFSRTLRPETMGRLLDALAVLLVRMHLTGFFWGDCSLSNTLFRRDAGAFAAYLVDAETGALHRSLSNGQRGEDLEIARVNIFGEALDLQAAGLLHESIDPEVVCEEVVQRYERLWHEITYEQQVEREARHDIEGRIRRLNELGFDVAEVALSTVDDGRYLVRPKVVDAGYHTRRLIRLTGLDAEENQARRLLNDLDAYRVESDLTDEQQAAHRWLTEVFEPVVRAVPAHLRHKLEPQEIFAQIIEHKWLLSERARRDVGMGPAVQSYLSEVLVHRPDEQAVLGVEVPTG encoded by the coding sequence GTGCGGATCACCTCGGCCCTCGTCGACCCGGCGCTGCTCGACCTTCCCTGGTCGACCCCGCTGGAGCAGTGGCCTGCCCGGCACCTGGTGGCGTTGCCGCAGGGCATCTCCCGGCACATCGTCCGGTTCGTCCGCCTGGGCGACTACGTGTACGCGGTCAAGGAGACCGGGGAGCGGGTCGCCGAACGCGAGTACGACCTGCTGCGGGCACTGGAACGGATCGACTTCCCGTCGGTGGAGGCGATCGCGATCGTGGCCGACCGGCAGGCCGACGACGGCACCCCGCTGGACCCGGTGCTGATCACCCGGCACCTCCAGTTCTCGCTGCCCTACCGGGCGCTGTTCTCCCGGACGCTGCGCCCGGAGACGATGGGCCGGCTGCTCGACGCCCTCGCCGTGCTGCTGGTCCGGATGCACCTGACCGGTTTCTTCTGGGGCGACTGCTCGCTGTCCAACACCCTGTTCCGGCGGGACGCCGGGGCGTTCGCCGCCTACCTGGTCGACGCCGAGACCGGTGCGCTGCACCGTTCGCTGTCCAACGGGCAGCGCGGCGAGGACCTGGAGATCGCCCGGGTCAACATCTTCGGCGAGGCGCTGGACCTCCAGGCGGCCGGGCTGCTGCACGAGTCGATCGACCCGGAGGTGGTCTGCGAGGAGGTCGTGCAGCGCTACGAACGGCTCTGGCACGAGATCACCTACGAGCAGCAGGTCGAGCGGGAGGCCCGGCACGACATCGAGGGCCGGATCCGCCGCCTCAACGAGCTGGGCTTCGACGTGGCCGAGGTGGCCCTGTCGACGGTCGACGACGGGCGGTACCTGGTGCGCCCGAAGGTCGTCGACGCCGGGTACCACACCCGGCGGCTGATCCGGCTCACCGGCCTGGACGCCGAGGAGAACCAGGCCCGCCGGCTCCTCAACGACCTGGACGCCTACCGGGTGGAGAGCGACCTGACCGACGAGCAGCAGGCGGCCCACCGCTGGCTGACCGAGGTCTTCGAGCCGGTCGTCCGGGCGGTCCCCGCCCACCTGCGGCACAAGCTGGAGCCGCAGGAGATCTTCGCGCAGATCATCGAGCACAAGTGGCTGCTCTCCGAGCGGGCCCGCCGGGACGTGGGGATGGGGCCGGCGGTGCAGTCCTACCTGTCCGAGGTGCTGGTGCACCGCCCCGACGAGCAGGCCGTCCTGGGCGTCGAGGTCCCGACCGGCTGA
- a CDS encoding ROK family protein: MKCALVRPDGSTAHAERHPTDAGRGPDAVVATVLAVAGGLADRARAAGATPVACGVAVPGVVDEAAGVAVWSANVGFRDVPLRDLVATRLGLPAVLGHDVRVGGIAEARLGAGRDARHVLFVAIGTGIAAAHVVAGSAAVGAHGAAGEIGHILVRPDGPRCGCGRTGCLEALASASAVARRYAALADGPRPGAAGTGPGAAPADTAPARSAVSAADVAGRAAAGEELAGRVWRESVEALADGLATGQALYDVDTMVIGGGLARAGEQLLGPLRAALHERMTFHREPRLVAAALGDEAGCLGAALLALDSLERR, encoded by the coding sequence ATGAAGTGCGCCCTGGTCCGCCCGGACGGCAGCACGGCGCACGCCGAACGCCACCCGACCGACGCCGGGCGCGGCCCGGACGCCGTGGTGGCGACCGTCCTGGCGGTCGCCGGAGGGCTGGCCGACCGGGCGCGTGCCGCCGGGGCGACCCCGGTGGCGTGTGGCGTCGCCGTGCCCGGGGTGGTCGACGAGGCCGCCGGGGTGGCGGTCTGGTCGGCGAACGTCGGCTTCCGGGACGTACCGCTGCGGGACCTGGTGGCGACGCGGCTCGGACTGCCGGCGGTGCTCGGCCACGACGTGCGGGTGGGCGGGATCGCCGAGGCCCGGCTCGGCGCCGGCCGGGACGCCCGGCACGTGCTCTTCGTCGCGATCGGCACCGGCATCGCCGCCGCCCACGTGGTCGCCGGGTCGGCCGCCGTGGGGGCGCACGGTGCGGCTGGCGAGATCGGCCACATCCTGGTACGCCCCGACGGGCCGCGCTGCGGCTGCGGCCGGACCGGCTGCCTGGAGGCGCTCGCGTCCGCCTCGGCCGTCGCCCGCCGCTACGCCGCACTCGCCGACGGCCCCCGACCCGGGGCGGCCGGAACCGGTCCCGGGGCGGCCCCCGCCGACACCGCGCCGGCCCGCAGCGCGGTGAGCGCGGCCGACGTGGCCGGGCGGGCGGCGGCCGGCGAGGAGCTGGCCGGCCGGGTGTGGCGGGAGAGCGTCGAGGCGCTCGCCGACGGGCTCGCCACCGGGCAGGCCCTCTACGACGTGGACACCATGGTGATCGGCGGCGGCCTGGCCCGGGCCGGCGAGCAACTGCTCGGCCCGCTCCGGGCCGCCCTGCACGAACGGATGACCTTCCATCGGGAGCCGCGCCTGGTCGCGGCGGCCCTGGGCGACGAGGCCGGTTGCCTCGGCGCGGCCCTGCTCGCCCTCGACAGTCTGGAGAGACGATGA
- a CDS encoding potassium channel protein: MAEPLRDRARRATGWRLRMNGDSRPHYVVCGDDPLTYWVVRALLGTELAHGRVRITLVVPERRRSEGPDGRDVDGVQVVRADRLDEATFRRAGLAGADGLALLHQDDVGNMHAALCAQEVEPQLRLVVRMFNTSLANGLRQLFPDSAVLSDASMAAPAFVAAALGEVAPTHFRHGGRTLYVARRDDVRPADVVCGLAVTTDPELVRVLPADESAADVVLAEATGQPAGTELAARRLVRARRRRQPLAVLLRAVRSFATRKIGIAVLTLLGVIALLGWLNARAVEVSWTEALYLTLVTTLSGQDPDVAKPAAAQIMQVVLNLAGLALIPLITAVVVDGIVNARLALHAGRIQPERTGHVVVVGLGNIGTRVMAQLNDFGVEVVAIDRTAEARGAALARRLGVPLIVGDAAREETLRSASVEHCQALVVVSTDDGVNLRAALNGRALNPELRVVLRLFDGDFAERIQRAFGIGISRSVSYLAAPSFAAALLDRAVIATIPVDRHALLVVEVPVVAGAALDGRPLAAVARPGEVRLLAHSRAGQKTDWRADPRMVISAGDRLTVVARRAGLSALLRETTPPPPPAAPPTSTGVPTSRDPQD, encoded by the coding sequence ATGGCCGAACCCCTGCGGGACCGGGCCCGGCGGGCGACCGGCTGGCGGCTGCGGATGAACGGCGACTCCCGTCCGCACTACGTGGTCTGCGGCGACGACCCGTTGACGTACTGGGTGGTCCGGGCGTTGCTCGGCACCGAGCTGGCCCACGGCCGGGTCCGGATCACCCTGGTCGTGCCGGAGCGCCGCCGCTCCGAAGGCCCCGACGGCCGGGACGTCGACGGGGTGCAGGTGGTCCGGGCCGACCGGCTCGACGAGGCCACCTTCCGCCGGGCCGGGCTGGCCGGCGCGGACGGGCTGGCCCTGCTGCACCAGGACGACGTGGGCAACATGCACGCCGCGCTCTGCGCCCAGGAGGTCGAACCGCAGCTGCGCCTGGTGGTCCGGATGTTCAACACCAGTCTCGCCAACGGCCTGCGGCAGCTCTTCCCCGACTCGGCGGTGCTCTCCGACGCCTCGATGGCCGCTCCGGCGTTCGTCGCCGCCGCCCTGGGCGAGGTCGCCCCGACCCACTTCCGGCACGGCGGCCGTACCCTCTACGTGGCCCGCCGCGACGACGTCCGCCCCGCCGACGTGGTCTGCGGGCTGGCCGTCACCACCGACCCGGAGCTGGTCCGGGTGCTGCCCGCCGACGAGTCCGCCGCCGACGTGGTGCTCGCCGAGGCGACCGGCCAGCCGGCTGGCACCGAGCTGGCGGCCCGTCGGCTGGTCCGTGCCCGGCGTCGCCGGCAGCCGCTGGCGGTGCTGCTCCGGGCGGTCCGCAGCTTCGCCACCCGCAAGATCGGTATCGCGGTGCTCACCCTGCTCGGGGTGATCGCGCTGCTCGGCTGGCTGAACGCCCGCGCGGTCGAGGTGAGCTGGACCGAGGCGCTCTACCTGACGCTGGTGACCACCCTGAGCGGTCAGGACCCGGACGTCGCCAAACCGGCCGCCGCCCAGATCATGCAGGTGGTGCTCAACCTGGCCGGGCTGGCGCTGATCCCGCTGATCACCGCCGTGGTGGTGGACGGCATCGTGAACGCCCGGCTGGCCCTGCACGCCGGCCGGATCCAGCCGGAGCGCACCGGACACGTGGTGGTCGTCGGGCTGGGCAACATCGGCACCCGGGTGATGGCCCAGTTGAACGACTTCGGTGTCGAGGTGGTGGCGATCGACCGGACGGCGGAGGCCCGCGGCGCGGCGCTGGCCCGACGGCTGGGCGTACCCCTGATCGTCGGGGACGCGGCCCGCGAGGAGACGCTGCGCTCGGCCTCGGTGGAGCACTGCCAGGCGCTGGTGGTGGTCTCCACCGACGACGGGGTGAACCTGCGGGCCGCGTTGAACGGCCGGGCGCTCAACCCGGAGCTGCGGGTGGTGCTGCGGCTGTTCGACGGTGACTTCGCCGAGCGGATCCAGCGGGCGTTCGGCATCGGCATCTCGCGCAGCGTGTCCTACCTGGCCGCCCCGTCGTTCGCCGCCGCCCTGCTGGACCGGGCGGTGATCGCCACCATCCCGGTCGACCGGCACGCCCTGCTGGTGGTCGAGGTGCCGGTGGTGGCCGGTGCCGCCCTGGACGGGCGTCCGCTCGCCGCGGTGGCCCGGCCCGGCGAGGTGCGCCTGCTGGCCCACTCCCGGGCCGGTCAGAAGACCGACTGGCGGGCCGACCCCCGGATGGTGATCAGCGCAGGGGACCGGCTGACCGTGGTGGCCCGCCGGGCCGGGCTGAGCGCCCTGCTCCGCGAGACCACCCCGCCCCCACCGCCGGCCGCCCCGCCGACGTCCACCGGCGTCCCGACGTCACGTGACCCGCAGGACTGA
- the nagA gene encoding N-acetylglucosamine-6-phosphate deacetylase, with translation MTQRVTGKVVTPTGVIRQGCVELDGERITAVAEYPAKRDGHWIVPGFVDMHTHGGGGHTFTTGDAAAAREAAAFHLRHGTTTLLASLVSSPFELMRTATAAFAPLVREGVLAGVHFEGPYLSAARCGAQNPEFLRDPSTDELGRLIADGDGTVRMVTLAPERPGALDAIKLLTSHGVVAAVGHTDATWEQTRAAVSAGASVGTHLFNGMRPLHHREPGPVVALLEAPNVVCELVADGVHLHDGMLTFVTAVAGPERVALVTDAMAAAGMPDGDYELGGQPVAVADGVARLAGNGAIAGSTLTMDAALRHAVTAGVPITDAVRMVATTPARAIGLGDRVGALQSGRRADLVVLDDELTVVRVMRAGSWLD, from the coding sequence ATGACCCAGCGGGTGACCGGCAAGGTGGTGACCCCGACCGGCGTGATCCGGCAGGGGTGCGTGGAGCTGGACGGCGAGCGGATCACCGCCGTCGCCGAGTACCCGGCCAAGCGCGACGGGCACTGGATCGTGCCGGGCTTCGTGGACATGCACACCCACGGCGGGGGCGGCCACACCTTCACCACCGGCGACGCCGCCGCCGCCCGCGAGGCCGCCGCGTTCCACCTGCGCCACGGCACCACCACCCTGCTGGCCAGCCTGGTCAGCTCCCCGTTCGAGCTGATGCGGACGGCCACCGCCGCGTTCGCGCCGCTGGTCCGCGAGGGCGTGCTGGCCGGCGTCCACTTCGAGGGGCCGTACCTGTCGGCGGCCCGGTGCGGGGCGCAGAACCCGGAGTTCCTCCGCGACCCGTCCACCGACGAGCTGGGCCGGCTCATCGCCGACGGCGACGGGACGGTACGCATGGTCACCCTGGCCCCCGAGCGTCCCGGCGCGCTGGACGCCATCAAGCTGCTCACCTCGCACGGGGTGGTCGCCGCCGTCGGCCACACCGACGCCACCTGGGAGCAGACCCGGGCCGCCGTCTCGGCGGGGGCGAGCGTCGGCACCCACCTGTTCAACGGGATGCGCCCGCTGCACCACCGCGAGCCCGGCCCGGTGGTGGCCCTGCTGGAGGCCCCGAACGTGGTCTGTGAGCTGGTCGCCGACGGGGTGCACCTGCACGACGGGATGCTCACCTTCGTCACCGCCGTGGCCGGCCCGGAACGGGTCGCGCTGGTCACCGACGCGATGGCCGCAGCCGGCATGCCCGACGGCGACTACGAGCTGGGCGGCCAGCCGGTCGCCGTGGCCGACGGGGTGGCCCGGCTGGCCGGCAACGGGGCGATCGCCGGCAGCACCCTCACCATGGACGCGGCGCTGCGGCACGCCGTCACCGCCGGCGTCCCGATCACCGACGCGGTACGGATGGTCGCCACCACCCCGGCCCGCGCCATCGGCCTCGGCGACCGGGTCGGCGCGCTCCAGAGCGGCCGGCGCGCCGACCTGGTGGTGCTCGACGACGAGCTGACCGTGGTCCGGGTCATGCGTGCCGGCAGCTGGCTCGACTGA
- a CDS encoding ATP-binding cassette domain-containing protein, producing the protein MRVEAGQVHGFLGPNGSGKTTTLRTLLGLIRPDGGRMAILGHEVPAALPTVAGQVGAIVESPQFFPHFSARDTLSLLAGAGDVPAVRVDEVLELVGLRDRAGERVKTYSLGMKQRLAVASALLKNPKLLILDEPANGLDPGGIREMRTLMRTLAESGMTVVLSSHILGEIQLICDEVTIISLGRRVAAGPVEQVLAQHSHGGVRVRLDAAEDLAAAADLLGRAGVAVTRHPDHLMLAGVDKPATVSRLLAEQHLYVSELAPVSVDLESVFLEITATAPVPGQHRQVDESTKVGEPGHTGGTTGGWGA; encoded by the coding sequence ATGCGGGTGGAGGCCGGTCAGGTGCACGGCTTCCTCGGCCCCAACGGGTCGGGCAAGACCACCACGCTACGCACCCTGCTCGGGCTGATCCGGCCGGACGGCGGGCGGATGGCGATCCTCGGCCACGAGGTGCCCGCCGCGCTGCCCACCGTCGCCGGCCAGGTCGGCGCGATCGTGGAGAGCCCGCAGTTCTTCCCGCACTTCTCCGCCCGGGACACCCTGTCCCTGCTGGCCGGGGCCGGCGACGTCCCCGCCGTCCGGGTCGACGAGGTGCTCGAACTGGTCGGGCTGCGGGACCGGGCCGGCGAGCGGGTCAAGACGTACTCGCTCGGCATGAAGCAGCGGCTCGCCGTCGCGTCCGCCCTGCTCAAGAACCCGAAGCTGCTGATCCTGGACGAGCCGGCCAACGGCCTCGACCCGGGCGGCATCCGGGAGATGCGTACCCTGATGCGTACCCTCGCCGAATCCGGGATGACGGTGGTGCTCTCCAGCCACATCCTCGGCGAGATCCAGCTCATCTGCGACGAGGTCACCATCATCTCGCTGGGCCGTCGGGTCGCCGCCGGCCCGGTGGAGCAGGTGCTCGCCCAGCACTCGCACGGCGGGGTACGGGTGCGGCTGGACGCCGCCGAGGACCTCGCCGCCGCGGCCGACCTGCTCGGCCGGGCCGGGGTCGCGGTCACCCGGCACCCCGACCACCTGATGCTGGCCGGCGTCGACAAGCCGGCCACGGTCAGCCGGCTCCTCGCCGAACAGCACCTGTACGTCAGCGAGCTGGCCCCGGTCTCGGTGGACCTGGAGAGCGTCTTCCTGGAGATCACCGCCACCGCGCCGGTCCCCGGCCAGCACCGCCAGGTCGACGAGTCCACGAAGGTCGGCGAGCCGGGCCACACCGGCGGCACCACGGGAGGGTGGGGCGCATGA
- a CDS encoding SIS domain-containing protein, translating into MAYVDAEIASQPDCWREAARLAGTVASGLPRPGERVAVVGCGTSWFMAMAYAGLRERAGHGETDAFQASEFPADRRYDRLIAVTRSGTTTEVLDLLAAHRGRTPTTVLVGDPGSPAVALAGTAVPMPFADERSVVQTRFATTALALLRGHLGDNVEALAADAEVAVRAPLPLDPARVDQATFLGRGWTVGLAQEAALKCREAATFWAEAYPAMDYRHGPISIAAPGRLVWAFGELPDGLPEDVAATGAAFVHSRHHGCHTVLGSWAAGRTPVDPMADLILAQRFAVALATSRGLDPDAPRHLTRSVVLA; encoded by the coding sequence ATGGCGTACGTCGACGCGGAGATCGCCAGCCAACCCGACTGCTGGCGGGAGGCGGCCCGGCTCGCCGGCACCGTCGCCAGCGGCCTCCCCCGGCCCGGCGAGCGGGTCGCCGTCGTCGGCTGCGGCACGTCGTGGTTCATGGCCATGGCGTACGCCGGGCTACGCGAGCGGGCCGGTCACGGCGAGACCGACGCCTTCCAGGCCAGCGAGTTCCCCGCCGACCGCCGCTACGACCGGCTGATCGCGGTCACCCGCTCGGGCACCACCACCGAGGTTCTCGACCTGCTCGCCGCGCACCGCGGTCGGACACCCACCACCGTCCTCGTCGGCGACCCCGGCTCGCCCGCCGTCGCGCTGGCCGGCACGGCCGTGCCGATGCCCTTCGCCGACGAGCGTTCGGTGGTGCAGACCCGGTTCGCCACCACCGCCCTGGCGCTGCTCCGCGGCCACCTCGGCGACAACGTCGAGGCGCTGGCCGCCGACGCCGAGGTGGCCGTCCGGGCTCCGCTGCCGCTCGACCCGGCCCGCGTCGACCAGGCCACCTTCCTCGGTCGGGGCTGGACGGTCGGGCTGGCCCAGGAGGCCGCGCTGAAGTGCCGCGAGGCGGCCACCTTCTGGGCCGAGGCGTACCCGGCGATGGACTACCGGCACGGTCCCATCTCGATCGCCGCACCCGGCCGGCTGGTCTGGGCGTTCGGGGAGCTGCCCGACGGACTGCCGGAGGACGTGGCGGCCACCGGGGCGGCGTTCGTGCACAGCCGCCACCACGGCTGCCACACCGTGCTGGGCAGCTGGGCGGCCGGCCGCACCCCGGTCGACCCGATGGCCGACCTGATCCTGGCCCAGCGCTTCGCGGTGGCCCTGGCGACCAGCCGCGGCCTCGACCCGGACGCGCCCCGGCACCTGACCCGTTCCGTGGTGCTGGCGTGA
- a CDS encoding DeoR/GlpR family DNA-binding transcription regulator, whose amino-acid sequence MDRYARWNALLEMLTGSGRVSVEEAADRLDVSQATIRRDFDQLAQQQMITRTRGGAVANGVSYDLPLRYKTAKHSAEKQRIGAAAAALVSPGTVVGLNGGTTSTEVARALAVRPDLNTNAEGAQLTVVTNALNIANELLVRSRMKVVVAGGVVRPKSFELVGPLGGALLREVTLDVALLGVDALDPQLGAAAHHEGEAAMNNLMVARAKRVVIIADSSKLGGHAFARICPVERVETLVTDSGAAPELVAAFRAAGVAVICA is encoded by the coding sequence GTGGACCGGTACGCCAGGTGGAACGCTCTGCTCGAGATGCTCACCGGCAGTGGCCGGGTCAGCGTCGAGGAGGCCGCCGACCGGCTGGACGTCTCCCAGGCCACCATCCGCCGCGACTTCGACCAGCTCGCCCAGCAGCAGATGATCACCCGGACCCGGGGCGGCGCGGTCGCCAACGGTGTCTCCTACGACCTGCCGCTGCGCTACAAGACGGCCAAGCACTCGGCCGAGAAGCAGCGGATCGGCGCGGCCGCCGCCGCGCTCGTCTCCCCGGGCACCGTGGTCGGCCTCAACGGCGGCACCACCAGCACCGAGGTGGCCCGGGCCCTCGCCGTCCGGCCGGATCTGAACACCAACGCCGAGGGCGCCCAGCTCACCGTGGTCACCAACGCCCTGAACATCGCCAACGAACTGCTGGTCCGCTCCCGGATGAAGGTGGTGGTCGCCGGGGGTGTGGTGCGGCCGAAGTCGTTCGAGCTGGTCGGGCCGCTCGGTGGGGCGCTGCTGCGTGAGGTCACCCTGGACGTCGCCCTGTTGGGCGTGGACGCGCTCGATCCCCAGCTGGGTGCCGCCGCCCACCACGAGGGGGAGGCGGCGATGAACAACCTGATGGTGGCCCGGGCCAAGCGGGTGGTGATCATCGCGGACTCGTCGAAGCTCGGCGGCCACGCGTTCGCCCGGATCTGCCCGGTGGAGCGGGTGGAGACCCTGGTGACCGACTCCGGGGCGGCCCCGGAGCTGGTCGCTGCGTTCCGTGCCGCCGGAGTGGCCGTCATCTGCGCCTGA